One Brassica napus cultivar Da-Ae chromosome A5, Da-Ae, whole genome shotgun sequence DNA window includes the following coding sequences:
- the LOC106453417 gene encoding F-box protein At3g57590-like, producing MNRAENSDSIPIDLILEILSRLPSKSVGRFHCVSKLWRSMLSCPYFKELYLTRSSARPRLLFVVHSVGEEEEEELHFYSSSQPSIPYDKSSLVVAADYHTTFTSELCNYASGLICFRGKGCSEEEAMPMICNPMTGQYAELPKVIMYIPSKAVLGFDPIDKQFKILVEHFPYSSATNRHIILTLGVPKLGWRSDICCPKYYGYLSEGICISGVVYYLHCARYSKGVYEIVCFDVRYEEFKVIEAQCFNHETPTLINYKGKLGGITGNLNDSGAIELRMWVLHDVEKQEWSEYVYTLPENDDIKLHDFTVAGMTTRGEFVLSMIDTFKPFYVFYFNPEKNALRSVEIQGFRENVSSVKVLVDHVEDFNFFFKRESS from the coding sequence ATGAATAGAGCAGAAAATTCAGATTCCATCCCAATAGATCTCATTCTAGAGATACTCTCAAGATTGCCTTCAAAATCAGTAGGGAGGTTTCATTGCGTGTCCAAGCTATGGCGATCCATGCTTAGTTGTCCATATTTCAAAGAGTTGTACTTGACCAGGTCATCTGCTCGACCACGTCTCTTATTTGTTGTCCACAGCGTTggtgaggaagaggaagaggaactACACTTCTACTCGTCCTCACAGCCTTCAATTCCTTATGACAAGTCGTCTCTTGTAGTAGCCGCCGATTATCATACGACGTTCACTTCAGAACTTTGTAACTATGCATCTGGTTTGATATGTTTCCGTGGAAAGGGCTGCTCAGAGGAGGAAGCAATGCCTATGATATGTAATCCTATGACGGGACAGTATGCGGAGTTACCTAAAGTGATCATGTACATTCCATCAAAAGctgttttagggtttgatccAATTGACAAACAATTCAAGATATTGGTAGAGCATTTTCCTTATTCTTCTGCAACTAATCGTCATATAATTTTGACATTAGGAGTGCCAAAACTTGGGTGGAGGAGTGACATCTGTTGTCCAAAATATTATGGATATTTGTCTGAAGGAATATGCATCAGTGGAGTTGTATACTACCTACATTGTGCAAGGTATTCAAAAGGAGTATATGAAATAGTTTGTTTTGATGTTAGGTATGAGGAGTTCAAGGTTATTGAAGCACAATGCTTTAATCATGAAACTCCGACATTGATAAACTATAAGGGTAAATTAGGTGGGATTACTGGGAATCTTAATGACAGTGGTGCCATTGAGTTGCGTATGTGGGTTCTACATGATGTCGAGAAACAAGAATGGTCGGAATATGTCTATACTTTGCCTGAGAATGATGACATTAAACTCCACGATTTTACCGTTGCTGGAATGACCACTAGAGGTGAATTTGTTTTGTCTATGATCGATACATTTAAacctttttatgttttctacttCAATCCCGAAAAGAACGCTCTCAGGAGTGTTGAAATCCAAGGCTTTCGTGAGAATGTTAGTAGTGTTAAAGTCTTAGTGGACCATGTGGAggatttcaactttttttttaaaagagagtCTAGCTAG
- the LOC106453415 gene encoding uncharacterized protein LOC106453415, translated as MGLGRAGNDENRQHLFFDCSFSNQIWMFFISRMQLTPPQGFDEVLRWLKDPSRDKNVILIIRLIHQAVVYLVWKERNKRIHTAEVKPAGTLIAEIQQTVKLRLDPLARRQLTPAGQDSVLATWMSFFSV; from the coding sequence ATGGGACTTGGACGTGCAGGTAATGATGAGAACCGGCAGCACCTGTTTTTCGATTGCTCCTTTAGTAATCAGATTTGGATGTTCTTTATTTCTCGGATGCAGCTTACTCCTCCACAGGGGTTTGATGAAGTGTTGAGATGGCTGAAAGATCCATCAAGAGACAAGAATGTGATCCTGATTATTAGACTCATTCACCAAGCTGTAGTCTACTTGGTTTGGAAAGAGAGAAACAAGCGTATTCACACAGCTGAGGTGAAGCCAGCAGGGACTCTGATTGCAGAAATTCAGCAGACTGTTAAGCTCCGTTTAGATCCGTTGGCTCGCAGACAGTTAACTCCAGCAGGACAGGACTCTGTGCTTGCTACTTGGATGTCCTTCTTCTCAGTCTAA